A region from the Thalassoglobus sp. JC818 genome encodes:
- a CDS encoding helix-turn-helix transcriptional regulator has translation MARKKVGTAQLSASAQKIAELVETRSGGNQREFARLVGCAQPVVSRILNGKQEPGRDLLERIAKLENVDRDELIATLESQGEIDRASRTQVPIASTLLDGHPASRQELLTINTVAVSPTVFRASLYAIPARACEPAFSNPSERMRADDLIVIESSVERLRSNLQALNGKLCVVFSEGRSGNTITLRRVWISFDDSSNDWVIQTCPDSKLKSYLDKKIDGKRLRSIQLDPPEDKPAEKQFAEEAVDIDNIVGIAIELIRNL, from the coding sequence ATGGCTAGAAAAAAAGTTGGGACTGCACAGCTTTCGGCAAGCGCCCAGAAGATCGCTGAACTTGTCGAAACTCGATCAGGCGGTAACCAGCGTGAATTTGCCCGACTCGTTGGATGCGCTCAGCCGGTTGTCTCTCGAATCCTCAATGGGAAGCAGGAGCCCGGCCGCGATTTGCTCGAACGCATCGCGAAACTTGAAAATGTGGACCGCGATGAATTGATCGCGACGCTCGAATCCCAAGGAGAGATCGACAGGGCTTCACGAACTCAAGTCCCGATCGCCAGCACGCTTCTCGATGGACATCCAGCGAGTCGCCAGGAGCTACTCACAATCAACACAGTGGCTGTTTCTCCGACAGTATTCCGTGCATCGCTCTATGCCATTCCTGCACGAGCGTGCGAACCGGCGTTTAGTAATCCGTCAGAGCGGATGCGAGCAGATGACCTGATCGTCATTGAGTCATCTGTTGAACGGCTGCGGAGTAATCTCCAAGCACTGAACGGAAAGCTCTGCGTCGTGTTCAGTGAAGGGCGAAGCGGAAACACAATCACCCTACGACGAGTGTGGATTTCATTTGACGATTCATCAAATGACTGGGTAATCCAAACCTGTCCTGACTCAAAGCTCAAAAGCTACCTCGACAAGAAAATCGACGGAAAACGCCTTCGGTCGATTCAACTCGATCCTCCCGAGGACAAACCTGCGGAGAAGCAGTTCGCAGAAGAAGCCGTCGACATCGATAACATTGTCGGCATAGCCATAGAGCTCATACGAAACCTGTGA
- a CDS encoding recombinase family protein: MNKKSRKAKSTQIIRKCALYGRVSTQRQAMVEDGGLDTQFSCMDAAIKFENEKDNDEVWEVVDRYREEGRSGKDLDRPEFQRMMADIHAGRVDTVIVYKIDRITRSLRDFFTLWETFETNNVQFVSLHEKFDTTTAVGRAMLKLILVFAELEREQTAERTAAVMQHRAEQGLWNGGSIPLGYDLDPDEKGVLKINEEQKEILINDFFKKCVELGSGSSVLQHLKEQGIVRPRSVTKKGKPKGGGRYYKQAVINILTDQVYLGKVEHKGEIYDGKHDAIVPEDLFMQVQDIIKRNGDTCTNTKAQTEHVYLLKGLVRCGKCGSLMTPKSCSGRNKTRNFYYVCNLRERSRRTECDAAYLPADTVENFVVDQISAWAQNRSEIEIAVEAASKYQGEEVAAITSEINAVRAQLREKQSALSNLMSAIEAGADFKTLGERIITLEKDKAAAQERINRLELERADREKQSLSAEVAAETYCDFPFIVNRLREMGDLHGLRELLSCYIAAIDVHQQEDDPSSGLMEIMLFEEEIPGWEATAHQKTLAEQPLDGRNSERMNQLPE; the protein is encoded by the coding sequence ATGAACAAGAAATCCCGAAAAGCGAAATCAACTCAAATCATCCGCAAATGTGCTCTGTACGGTCGGGTCTCAACTCAACGTCAAGCCATGGTCGAAGACGGAGGACTCGATACGCAATTCTCATGCATGGACGCTGCCATCAAGTTTGAGAACGAAAAAGATAACGACGAGGTATGGGAAGTCGTTGACCGCTACCGCGAAGAAGGACGGTCAGGAAAGGATCTCGATCGCCCCGAGTTCCAACGTATGATGGCAGACATCCATGCCGGAAGAGTCGACACGGTGATTGTCTATAAGATTGATCGCATCACTCGATCGCTTCGTGACTTCTTCACCCTCTGGGAAACTTTTGAGACGAACAATGTTCAATTTGTGAGTCTCCATGAGAAATTCGACACAACGACCGCAGTCGGCCGGGCCATGTTGAAACTCATCCTCGTCTTCGCAGAACTCGAACGCGAACAAACAGCTGAACGAACGGCCGCTGTCATGCAGCATCGCGCCGAACAGGGGTTGTGGAATGGTGGTAGCATCCCACTTGGTTACGATCTCGACCCCGACGAGAAGGGAGTTCTGAAGATCAATGAGGAACAGAAAGAGATTTTGATCAATGATTTCTTCAAGAAATGCGTTGAACTTGGCTCCGGCAGCAGCGTTCTCCAACATCTCAAGGAGCAGGGGATTGTCCGGCCTCGCAGTGTTACCAAAAAGGGAAAGCCGAAAGGTGGTGGCCGCTACTACAAGCAAGCAGTCATCAATATCCTGACAGACCAAGTTTATCTGGGAAAGGTCGAGCACAAAGGAGAGATCTACGACGGCAAGCACGACGCGATCGTACCAGAGGATTTGTTCATGCAAGTCCAGGACATCATCAAACGGAATGGGGATACCTGCACAAACACAAAAGCTCAGACTGAGCACGTGTATCTGTTGAAGGGGCTGGTCAGGTGCGGAAAGTGTGGCAGCCTGATGACTCCAAAATCGTGTTCAGGTCGAAACAAGACTCGCAACTTCTACTATGTCTGTAATCTCAGGGAACGCAGCAGAAGGACGGAGTGTGACGCTGCTTACCTGCCAGCAGATACCGTCGAGAACTTCGTTGTTGACCAGATCAGTGCGTGGGCGCAGAACCGCTCTGAAATCGAAATCGCCGTCGAGGCTGCCAGCAAATATCAGGGCGAGGAGGTCGCTGCGATCACGAGCGAGATCAATGCCGTGCGTGCTCAGCTTCGCGAAAAGCAAAGTGCGCTCAGCAACCTGATGTCGGCGATCGAAGCAGGTGCAGACTTCAAAACGCTCGGAGAGCGGATCATCACCCTAGAAAAAGACAAAGCGGCTGCCCAAGAACGTATCAACCGTCTTGAGTTGGAGCGAGCGGACCGAGAAAAACAGTCTCTTTCTGCCGAGGTGGCAGCTGAAACCTACTGCGACTTCCCGTTCATCGTCAACCGGCTGCGAGAAATGGGGGACCTGCACGGTCTTCGTGAATTGCTGTCGTGCTACATCGCCGCCATCGACGTCCACCAGCAGGAGGACGATCCGAGCAGCGGTCTCATGGAGATCATGCTGTTCGAGGAAGAAATCCCCGGCTGGGAAGCAACCGCGCATCAAAAAACGCTCGCAGAACAGCCGTTAGACGGCCGGAACTCCGAGCGTATGAATCAGCTCCCCGAGTAG
- a CDS encoding DUF1257 domain-containing protein: MSHIVSIQTEVRDPVAIRSACDRLKLPEPVFGKAKLFSSSATGWAVQLPEWRYPVVADVNTGKLAYDNYNGRWGEQKQLDRFLQGYAVEKAKIEARKKGHSIIEQPLEDGSIRLTVSVGGAA, encoded by the coding sequence TTGTCGCACATTGTTTCGATTCAGACAGAAGTCCGTGATCCCGTCGCCATTCGGTCGGCGTGTGATCGACTCAAGCTGCCGGAGCCAGTCTTCGGCAAAGCGAAGCTGTTCAGCAGCTCGGCAACGGGCTGGGCGGTGCAGTTGCCGGAGTGGCGGTATCCCGTCGTGGCCGACGTCAACACCGGCAAGCTCGCCTACGACAACTACAACGGTCGTTGGGGCGAGCAGAAACAGCTCGACCGGTTCCTCCAGGGCTATGCAGTGGAGAAGGCGAAGATCGAGGCTCGCAAGAAGGGCCACTCGATCATCGAGCAGCCACTGGAAGATGGCTCGATCAGGTTGACGGTGAGCGTCGGAGGTGCTGCATGA
- a CDS encoding PD-(D/E)XK nuclease family protein: MIASANFSNGVNNERSMQLTGRNYLSVSAVKQFLRCPLSYRFKYIDRIPEETVSSALAFGRGIHASLELWFTAQLEGQPEPTLEELLVMFWDEWKACEQKTSIRLGKNEDITKIADMAQRMIAAFIASSAAHPAGQVVGIEEELRAALLVDAPDVLGRLDLVIEAPDAFIVIDFKTAKSKWSDAQRQDAELQAIVYKELVSQIAGDKPVRVEFIALTKTKAPSVAIESAAITDGAIRHGKAIMSAAWQAIQNGNFYPSPSITACPSCPYRKQCDAWQG, encoded by the coding sequence ATGATCGCCTCTGCCAACTTCTCCAACGGGGTGAACAACGAACGGTCCATGCAACTGACTGGTCGAAACTATCTCAGCGTGAGTGCTGTGAAACAATTCCTGCGTTGTCCGCTGTCCTACCGCTTCAAATACATCGACCGTATTCCCGAGGAGACAGTCTCCTCTGCGCTCGCGTTTGGTCGCGGCATTCACGCATCGCTCGAACTCTGGTTCACTGCTCAGCTCGAAGGTCAGCCCGAACCGACGTTAGAAGAATTACTGGTCATGTTCTGGGACGAATGGAAAGCCTGCGAGCAGAAGACATCCATCCGTCTCGGCAAGAATGAGGACATCACCAAAATTGCCGACATGGCTCAGCGGATGATCGCTGCATTCATCGCAAGTAGCGCGGCTCATCCCGCTGGTCAAGTTGTTGGCATCGAGGAGGAGTTGCGAGCAGCGCTGCTGGTTGACGCTCCTGATGTTTTGGGCAGACTCGATCTGGTCATTGAAGCGCCCGATGCGTTCATCGTCATCGACTTCAAGACGGCCAAATCGAAATGGAGCGACGCCCAACGCCAGGACGCGGAATTGCAAGCCATCGTCTACAAGGAGCTCGTCAGTCAGATCGCGGGTGACAAACCGGTTCGAGTCGAGTTCATTGCCCTCACGAAGACCAAAGCGCCTTCGGTGGCCATCGAGTCCGCCGCCATCACAGACGGCGCAATTCGTCATGGCAAAGCCATCATGTCCGCCGCCTGGCAGGCCATTCAGAACGGCAACTTCTATCCGTCCCCGTCCATCACCGCCTGTCCAAGTTGTCCCTATCGCAAACAGTGTGACGCCTGGCAGGGTTGA
- a CDS encoding AAA family ATPase has product MSLTERLGEYVRACFTGIWIESHEHQDALVAIAQLCRQEEWRLATWDIEQGLKVPGVEIEAAGNDPLAAIRAVNSLVTPDGTAVLVLQNFHRFLQSAEIVQAIAQQIVAGKQNRTILVVLAPVVQLPIELEKLFVVIEHELPDREQLGEIARGIATEDSELPDGPELEAVLDAAAGLTRMEAENAFSLSLVRHSRVTPDAIWELKTQTLKKSGSLELHRGQDDFSSLGGLSALKSFCKRALLQPSRGDKRRRPRGVLLLSPPGCGKSQFCKALGKEVGRPVLILDVGSLMGSLVGQSEERTRQALHIVDAMAPCVLMIDEVEKAFAGVNGNGDSGVSSRMFGTFLSWLNDHSSDVFVVCTANDVSRLPPEFGRSERFDGIFFLDLPGRQEKDAIWNIYLTLFEIDRDQRMPDDSDWTGAEIKACCRLSALLDVPLVQAAQNVVPIAMTANESVDRLRNWASGRCLSANQPGIYEPGKASKQRRRVSRDPSNN; this is encoded by the coding sequence ATGTCACTGACTGAACGGCTTGGGGAGTACGTGCGCGCGTGCTTCACGGGCATCTGGATTGAAAGCCACGAGCATCAGGATGCTCTGGTGGCCATCGCGCAGCTGTGTCGTCAGGAGGAATGGCGGCTCGCAACCTGGGATATTGAACAAGGATTGAAAGTCCCCGGCGTGGAGATCGAAGCCGCCGGGAACGACCCGTTGGCAGCCATTCGCGCCGTCAACTCACTGGTCACGCCGGATGGAACGGCGGTATTGGTACTCCAGAACTTTCACCGGTTCCTGCAATCGGCAGAGATCGTTCAGGCGATCGCTCAGCAGATTGTCGCTGGTAAGCAGAACCGGACGATTCTCGTGGTTCTCGCGCCCGTCGTGCAGTTGCCGATCGAACTCGAAAAGCTGTTTGTTGTCATCGAGCATGAGTTGCCCGACCGTGAACAACTTGGCGAGATCGCTCGCGGGATCGCGACCGAAGACTCCGAACTGCCGGATGGCCCGGAACTGGAAGCGGTTCTGGACGCAGCCGCCGGTTTGACTCGAATGGAAGCTGAGAACGCTTTCAGCCTGTCACTGGTTCGTCATAGTCGAGTGACGCCCGACGCAATCTGGGAACTGAAAACTCAGACGCTGAAGAAATCCGGTTCACTCGAACTGCATCGCGGTCAGGATGACTTCAGCAGCCTAGGCGGACTATCAGCGTTGAAGTCCTTCTGCAAACGGGCACTGCTGCAACCAAGCCGGGGAGATAAGCGACGCCGACCGCGAGGCGTGCTGTTGCTGTCACCACCCGGATGTGGCAAATCGCAGTTCTGCAAAGCCCTCGGCAAGGAAGTCGGCAGGCCGGTGCTGATTCTGGATGTCGGTAGTCTGATGGGATCGCTCGTCGGGCAGTCGGAGGAACGAACTCGCCAGGCATTGCACATTGTCGATGCGATGGCTCCTTGTGTGTTGATGATCGACGAAGTCGAGAAAGCATTCGCCGGTGTGAACGGCAACGGTGACTCGGGCGTGTCGTCACGGATGTTCGGGACGTTTCTAAGCTGGCTCAACGATCATTCGTCCGACGTCTTCGTCGTCTGCACGGCAAACGATGTTTCCAGGCTCCCACCGGAGTTCGGTCGTAGCGAGCGGTTTGATGGGATCTTCTTTCTCGACCTTCCTGGTCGCCAGGAGAAGGATGCGATCTGGAACATCTACCTGACGTTGTTCGAGATCGACCGCGACCAGCGGATGCCCGACGACAGCGACTGGACCGGCGCGGAGATCAAAGCCTGTTGCCGCCTGTCGGCACTGCTCGATGTCCCATTGGTTCAAGCCGCTCAGAACGTCGTGCCCATCGCGATGACTGCCAACGAAAGCGTAGACCGCTTACGAAACTGGGCCAGCGGTCGTTGCCTGTCGGCGAATCAGCCTGGCATCTACGAGCCCGGCAAGGCGTCGAAGCAACGTCGTCGCGTGAGCCGCGATCCATCCAACAACTGA
- a CDS encoding helix-turn-helix domain-containing protein — protein MNNLQDYVTIKEAAEYMGVTPNTLRNWGRDGKIKERRNPLNGYRLYKKSELDRLLKKIEHSRNGE, from the coding sequence ATGAACAACCTCCAAGACTACGTGACCATCAAGGAAGCAGCGGAGTATATGGGTGTCACGCCAAATACGCTGCGCAATTGGGGCCGTGATGGGAAGATCAAGGAGCGGCGTAATCCACTAAACGGTTACCGCCTGTACAAGAAGTCGGAGCTCGATCGGCTCCTGAAGAAAATTGAACATTCAAGGAATGGAGAATGA
- a CDS encoding DUF2997 domain-containing protein — protein sequence MSKTIEITVLPNGQTKVETKGFVGTECRQASQFIEKALGQQTDEVLKAEFHQSASRQQSVQEGG from the coding sequence ATGAGCAAGACCATCGAAATCACCGTCCTGCCCAATGGTCAGACCAAAGTGGAAACCAAGGGCTTCGTCGGTACTGAGTGTCGACAGGCCAGTCAGTTCATTGAGAAGGCACTGGGGCAGCAGACGGACGAAGTCCTCAAGGCTGAGTTTCATCAATCGGCCTCGCGTCAGCAGTCGGTGCAGGAAGGAGGCTGA